The DNA window TCCGGATGAAGTCGCAGAACATCAAGATGGTCATTCTCTCGTCGGTGAACGCCCCGGACGCGGCCATCTTCTCTCAGGAAGCAGCGCAGCAGGGATACAAGCCGGAGGTATGGGTCTGCGTCGTCTGCTATTCGGGCGGATACATCCAGAACGGAGGAGGAGCGTCTGCGACCCAAGGCCAGTACGAATATCTGGCGACCGCGGCTTTCCTCAACGACCCCACCGTCCCTGAAGTCGCCACCTACTTGCACTGGATGCATACCGCATTTCCCGGCTTCCAGCCCGATCTGTTCTCCACCTACTCGTGGGCGAACGCTGCTTTGTTCGTCCACATCCTCCAGCAGGTCGGTCCGCACTTGACTCAGAAGGCGGTGCTCGCGGCGCTGGCAGCGACCTCCACTTACAACGACAACGGCATGACGACCACCGCGAACATCAGCGCTAAGAAACCGTCCAACTGCTACAACCTGTTCCAGATCCAAGGCGGCCAGTACGTGAAGATGGACGACCCACCGACCGGCTTCCGCTGCGACGGCTACTTCGCAGGCTGATCGCGATGAACCAGATCTTCACCTTCGGCATAGAGGGCTTGGTTTACGGGTGTCTGTATTCACTCGCGGCATCGGGTCTGGTTGTGACCTATGTGACGTCCGGCGTGTTCAACTTCGCCCAAGGGGCGATGGGCATGTTCATGACCTTCACTTACTGGCAGCTCGCAGTCGCCTGGCACGTTCCTATGGTTCTGTCTTTGTTGCTCGTGCTGTTCGTGATCGCGCCCTTTGGAGGCTTGCTCGTCGAGAGGATCGCCATCCGACCTCTTTACGGAGCTTCCTTGGGTCTCAGCCTCGTGGTGACACTCGGGCTCCTGCTCGGCATCCTTGGCGCGGCGGACGCGCTTTGGTCGACGCAGGTGACCCGCCGTCTGCCCGATCTCCTCGGAACCGGAACAGTGCACCTGTTCGGCGTCGCGGTCACCTACTTCGAGCTCTTTGTCTTCGCCGCATCCATCTTCGTCGCGGTGGCTTGGTTCGTCTTCAACCGGACGCGGGTAGGCCTCACCATGCGCGCAGTGGTCGACGACAAGGACCTCACCGCCCGCGCCGGCGCCAACCCGGTGAGAAGCGCGCAGCTCAGCTGGGCACTCGGAGCATCCCTGGCGGCTCTCGCCGGGATCCTCATCGCCCCGCTTCAATATCTTGACCAGTTCAACCTCACGTTCCTGGTCATTACGGGGTACGCCGCCGCCGTCGTCGGCCGGATGAAAAGCCTCCCCCTGACCGTCGCCGGCGCGATGCTTCTGGGCCTCATCCAGTCGTACGCGGTGGGATACCTGCCCCCCACTCTGCTGTCGAACCTGAATCCTGTCCTCCCCATGATCGTTCTGTTCCTGGCGTTGCTCCTATTGCGCCAGGACCGCCTCCAGACCGCACGGCCAGCTGCTACCCGGAAGCGGACTGACATGGGTCTCTGGCCGTCGATTGCCCTGGGCGTCGGCTTCGTCGGCGTGACGATCGTCCTGTCCAACGTGCTTTCGGCCGGATCTCTTCTCAACTACGGAGAGGGCGTAGTTGTTGGCGTGGTCCTGCTCTCGCTGGTTCTCCTTACTGGCTACGGCGGTCAGGTTTCGCTCTGCCAGATGACGCTGGCCGGGTTCGGCGCCTTCGCCATGGGAAATGTCTTCGGTGGAGATTCGGTGTTCGGGCTGCTCGCCGCCGCGGCGTTACCGGCATCGGTGGGCGCGCTTCTCGCTTTCGTGGCACTTCGGTTGCGCGGCCTCTACCTCGCACTCGCGACTCTCTCCTTCGCGTACGCGATGGACTCGCTCTTCTTCAACAAGGTCCTCGGTTACGGTGGCATCCTCGATGTCGGCCGGGTATGGCAGAAGTCCCAAAAAGGTTTCCTCATCGAGGTCTCGGTGATCTTCGCGGCGCTAGCTGTCGGTGTCCTTGCACTCAAACGCGGGTCGTTCGGGCGGCGCCTGGCCGCGCTGAACGACAGCGAGGCGGCGTCTGCCGCGATCGGCATGAACCTGACCGCGACCAAGCTCGCGGTCTTCACGCTCGCAGCGGCGATCGCCGGCATCGGCGGTGCTCTCTACGGGGGCTGGCAGAAAGAGGTTGGGCCAAGCGACTTTATCGGGCTCGTCAGCCTTTTGCTTCTGTTGCTGATCACCCTCGCAGGCATCAACACCGTTGGCGGGGCGTTCGCCGCGGCGATGTTCTACGCCTTCTCGCCCGAAATCGCCAAGTACGTTCATATCCCGGAGTTCCAGCTTCTGCTTGTCGGCGTCGGCGCCGTCTTCGTGGGGCTCAACCCCGGAGGATTCGCCGGCCAGATAGGCATCGCCTGGGACCGCATACGGTTACTGGGCGCACGCCGGCCGGCGAGTGTCGCCGAGATGCCCGAGGCAGGGGAGGGACGACTTGTCTTCGACTGACCTCACCCACCCTGACCGTCGCGACATCGACCGGGAGACCGACGTCGGGCGACCGACAGATTCCGACCCGGCCGAGCCAGCCCTCGAGGTCATCGGCCTTCGCGCCGGCTACGGACGCGTCGAGGTCCTTCACGGAGTGAACCTGACCGTTCCCCGGGGCTCTGTGCTCGCGTTGATGGGCCCCAACGGCGCGGGCAAGACGACGCTCCTCAACGTCGCTTCCGGATTCGTAAGGCCGACTGCCGGGTGCGTCCACGTGTCCGGGCTCCACGTGAACGGAGTCGCCCCGTACGTGTTCGCCAAGGCGGGGGTATGCAGCATCCCCGAAGGCCGCGGCACGTTCCCGAACCTGACGGTTCGGGAGAACCTCAGGGTGTTCAGCCACGCCGGCACGGCCACTATGGACTGGATCGAGCATTCCGCGTACACGACGTTCCCAAGGCTGGCCGAGAGGAGCAACCAGCTCGCCGGCACCTTGTCGGGCGGAGAGCGGCAAATGCTGTCGATGTGCAGAGCGTTCGTGTCCGAGCCTGCATTGCTGCTCCTGGACGAAATCTCGATGGGCTTGGCACCCATAATCGTGTCCGAGCTCTACGAGAAGGTCGCCGACCTTGCACGATCGGGCATAGCGATACTTCTCGTCGAGCAGTTCGCGGCGGCCGCCATGAAGGTGGCGGACTACGCCGCAGTCATGCGGCAAGGACGGATCGAGGTGTTCGGCGAGCCTGCCGACGTCGCGGGAGCCTTGACCGAGGCATACCTGGGGGTGGCCGGATGACCCATCACGTCAGGCGGATCGCTCCCGCGGCGAAGCTGCGCAGACTTGCGACCGCATCGATCGCAGGGGCGCTCGCCGTCGGTGCTGCCGGTTTCATCGGTGCCGGAGGGCCCGCGTTCGGTCAAACGAGCCCTGGGGCCGGTTCAGCGGTGCTCAGCTACCTGGTGAGCGTCCAGGCACCGATCCTGCAGATAACCGAGGACGAGCCGAACGCCACCTTCCACCCGGAAGGCGAAGGCGACTGGGGTTACAGCTTCGCCTCACTGGATCCTGCAGGGCAGCATGCACTCGCGTCGGTCGTCTGGCCAGGCGCTGCGGCGGGCAACGCGGGAACACTCGTCGAGGTACTGACCGGCAACAGCAGCCTTACAGCACTCAACGACCCGGTCCGCGCCGAAGCGACGAGTGGGACACCCCAGACCCAGCAGAACACGAGCGCGCCCACCGGCACCACGATGTCCGCCACGGTGCAGCCGCCGGTACCGGGCGACCAGTACGCCGCGGCGAACTCGTCTCTCGGCGGCGGCGGGCTCGGGGCCGCCGGGACGGTTGGAGCTTCGACGTCGGCGAGCACGATTCACTTCGACTCCTCGACCGGAGCTCTGACGGCGACCGCCCAGTCGGCGGCGTCAGGAATCAGCATCGACGGTGGTCTGATCACGATCGGTTCGCTTACCTCTAGCGCGCAGGGGACTTCCGACAACGGAGCGCAACCCCAAATGACCGGATCCACTCTTATCCACAACATGACCATCGCTGGTCAAAGCGCCTATGTCGACGGGTCAGGAGTGCACCTAGGCCAACCCGGAAGCCCCGCTGCGCCCCCGGTACAAGATGCGGTGAACTCGGCGCTTCAGCAGGCCGGTATGCAGATCTACTCGACCGTTCCGTCGAAGGTGACCATCGGCCAGGTCGACTATTTCGACGCTTCCTCCCTTCTCTTCTACTGGGCGCCGCCGGGCGATTCGAGTCACAACAGCTTTACTGCGAGCGTCGGCGGTGCCGCGGTGTCGATGACAGCCGCATCGAGCGCCTTCCAGGGCGGTCTTTCGAGTGCGAACGCGAGCTCTGACAACACAGGCTCATTCACCCCAGCAGCAACACCGGCTACCTCGCCTGACACCGGAACGGCCGCGGCACCGCAGCTCTCGTTGCCGACGAACGCCACGCCGGCGCTCAGCTCGCAGCCTCAGATCGCGCCCCCGACCCGGTCGCAGGTGAACCCGCCCACCGCCACCCTTGCTTCGGCGTCGCTACCGGGTGGCCTCGGTGTGGGATGGATCATTCTCATTGCATTGGCGGGGTTGCTGGGGGCGGTCGGTCTGACCAGGGTGCCCGCTCTGATGGCGTCATCGACCGCTGCCGGTGCCGCGGGATGCCCGAATCCAAGACGCCTCAGAGACGGTGGAGGGAGTTCTCCATGACTGCGATAGCAACCGAAGCACCGAGGGAGCGCGAGGCCCGGCTGCTCAAGGTGCTCGGGCGGGCTGGCAGGTTCCGCCTGAACGGCGAGCAGTGGCTGTTCGCGGTGGGCGCGGCGCTTGTTCTCGCCGGGCTTGCGTGCATCCTCGTGGCGTGGATCGGGACGTCGAGAACCGTCCTGGTGGCGGGCCAGATCCCCTACCTCGTCTCCGGAGGCCTGACCGGTCT is part of the Acidimicrobiales bacterium genome and encodes:
- a CDS encoding ABC transporter permease gives rise to the protein MNQIFTFGIEGLVYGCLYSLAASGLVVTYVTSGVFNFAQGAMGMFMTFTYWQLAVAWHVPMVLSLLLVLFVIAPFGGLLVERIAIRPLYGASLGLSLVVTLGLLLGILGAADALWSTQVTRRLPDLLGTGTVHLFGVAVTYFELFVFAASIFVAVAWFVFNRTRVGLTMRAVVDDKDLTARAGANPVRSAQLSWALGASLAALAGILIAPLQYLDQFNLTFLVITGYAAAVVGRMKSLPLTVAGAMLLGLIQSYAVGYLPPTLLSNLNPVLPMIVLFLALLLLRQDRLQTARPAATRKRTDMGLWPSIALGVGFVGVTIVLSNVLSAGSLLNYGEGVVVGVVLLSLVLLTGYGGQVSLCQMTLAGFGAFAMGNVFGGDSVFGLLAAAALPASVGALLAFVALRLRGLYLALATLSFAYAMDSLFFNKVLGYGGILDVGRVWQKSQKGFLIEVSVIFAALAVGVLALKRGSFGRRLAALNDSEAASAAIGMNLTATKLAVFTLAAAIAGIGGALYGGWQKEVGPSDFIGLVSLLLLLLITLAGINTVGGAFAAAMFYAFSPEIAKYVHIPEFQLLLVGVGAVFVGLNPGGFAGQIGIAWDRIRLLGARRPASVAEMPEAGEGRLVFD
- a CDS encoding ABC transporter ATP-binding protein — its product is MSSTDLTHPDRRDIDRETDVGRPTDSDPAEPALEVIGLRAGYGRVEVLHGVNLTVPRGSVLALMGPNGAGKTTLLNVASGFVRPTAGCVHVSGLHVNGVAPYVFAKAGVCSIPEGRGTFPNLTVRENLRVFSHAGTATMDWIEHSAYTTFPRLAERSNQLAGTLSGGERQMLSMCRAFVSEPALLLLDEISMGLAPIIVSELYEKVADLARSGIAILLVEQFAAAAMKVADYAAVMRQGRIEVFGEPADVAGALTEAYLGVAG